Part of the Benincasa hispida cultivar B227 chromosome 12, ASM972705v1, whole genome shotgun sequence genome is shown below.
TAATACACTCTCAAAACAGAATATActatatcaaaaaaaaaaaaaaaagaagcaaaaaactAAAGTCAAACTTTTGGTgaagaaattaagaaaatagTCATTGTCCGTCATTGATGAGTAGTTATCTGTTAGGCATATGATTGATACAAAATTTTTTAGTATTTAATTTTgggaaaataataacaataatacagCCATTAATATAGGCGGAGCACCCCATCTAAATCCAAAccaccttttttcttttaataataattttttcttttttaatatgaatgatgattggttcaaattttgttttcttttttccccctcttaattgttccttaaaaaaaaaacgtttaAAGAATATTGCAATTCGCAATTCCTTTCCTAAATAGAATGAATAATAATTATAtggagaaatgaaaaaaaaaatctttaaactaTAGGATTTATTACAACCACACCGTCTAATATGATCTGTCATCCTTTTTACTTTAAGAAATTTTACAATTAACTTCATAATTATTGAAAAGAAGAGAAGTTTCTAGTTGTTGATGCAAAGGAATGCACCTGACCCTCACATAATACCAACaattaaatttgtttgaagtGGAGAAGAACATGGCTTACAAAAGAGAACACCTACATACTCGTATGGTGTTTGTCACATGCACTCCAAAGTTTAAGTCATAGAGTGAAAGAAAATGGAAGATAGAGAGCTTGAGCGTAGGACTCAAGTTACCTCATATCAAGTTATCATGgtgtatttatagagaaagttGACTTAGGGTGTTTCCTAGGGTTTCGAAGTCGCCTTGGGATGATTAAATAACCGACAGGGTCGAGGGGTGTGTCCAGTTTCGTGTTTGGCTCGGGTCAGTCTTGACCTTAGACCCGAGGTTGAGCGTCTTCCTTAGGCTATATCTCGGACCCAAAATGCTCTCTCAGGCAGAAACAAGCTTCGATTAGGCATTTGGCAAGGCTTAGGGTGAGGTAGAACACGTTGGCTTGGGCAAGCCAACCGTATTTTTCTTGGACCATTTTGGTCCTCAATTTCCACTTTTAGCTCGTATCACGCTTCTTCTTGACTTTATCGTTTCTAAATGTCAACTATACTATTTGGTCCAAAATTACTCACAACACTAGTTAATGTTTTTCTCACCATAATTTTAGAGAATGAAGGATGGAGATGAAAATTTTGGCTTAAATTGTAGTATAATTCGAAAAACAATACTTATGTTTAAAGGTTATTTGTTCATTCAATAGtatttaagagtttaattgCAACCAATTTTTAAGAGTATAAGATTGATTTCATTAATTTGTAAATTGAGGGAGTTtactttttttctctaattacAAATTCAAATGTGTTGTTGGATTACCCATTTCatatttatgattttaaaaactttCATTTAGTCCTTTATAATTTAGACTTAACTGGCACGTGTGGTTATAATATCTaccaaattaaaaattcaattattttgcCATTCATCCCACAATTATTCAACTAAAAACAAACGCACCTAAGTTAAAGTAAATTTAGTCCAACGATAATTGACATGATCATCCACCCTAGAGGTCGGAGGTTCTATTTGACCCTTTCTCCATAGTTCttgtataaataaaaaaacacacacacatcTCGACGTCTTTCTCTTCATAAACACCCATTAAAATTTTAGACTAAActataaaaaatatccttaaactttgtTTAAAAGATATCCGGCCTATATTACATTTGAcatttcataaatatttcaattattCTTATTCTTTAAATGGTTCATAATTTTTTGTTCAAGGTTATCACTACACCGTTTCACAAGCCTAAAGATTGTTGTTCGAAAATTTAAAAGATCTATACTCTAaagataattttgaaatatttataaaaagaaatcaatgataatattacaacttttccaggaataaatttaaaacaaagtaTATAATTTGGAAGTAttctttttattcatttaatgAAACTAAATACACATAGTatgttttctttaattataaatatgaagaaTAGGCCAGTATGAATATAATTAAACTCAATCATCCTAGATTCAATTCCTCCCTCCCATCTCAAATGttccaaaacaaaaattaataataataataataaaagtaaaatatttatgaaagaaCATATATATCACCAAATTGTCTTATGTGGCATATGACagagtatttttattttttttaaaatattttaattgtctttttttaaaaaaaaaaatgatgaaaggGTGAAGTATAGAGATAATGGAGTGGGAAGGCAAAGAAGAAAGCGTCTTCTTGTACAGAGCAGCAATCGAATTGAAACCATGGAGCCACCAAGATTAGCCGCGTGGCTCTGCAATTTATGAACTTTCGAAGACTTTTGTTTCGTTTTTCCGTGTGTGAATGAATCTCTCATACTTCCGCTTTTAATTCTgactttttttcattaaatccaAAAAGTAGCCTTTTGGCCTTCAATCAATGACCAGGTCCTCCATTTTTCTCCAATCCTCTGTTTCTTCCTCTTCATCACTTATAAATTCCCACTCTAATTCTACTCCTTCTTCATCCTCCAACAACCAAAACCAATTCCCCACAAAGACAAACAAGAAAACACCAATGATTCAATTTCTCATTTCTGGGTTCTAATCAAAATCCTCTGTTTCAGACACGTCGCCGGAAAACATGGACACCGTGATGAACAGACCGAATCTTCAGTTCGGGCTAACGGATGTTTCAACAGCTCTTTCGAATCTGATTCTAACAGGCGGAGGAAACACATTGGATTCGATCTTCTCTCACTGTGAGAATTTAGCCTCTGGTAACGACAGCAGAGATTTTCAGCCGGCGATGGAGTCGTCGGTGTATCCGTCGGTGTATCTTCAGCAGCGGGAGGTGCTTCAGAGATTTTCTCAGGACAGGAAATCAAATGGGTCTCGGGATTTGTTTTCAAGGGCTTACGAATTGTTGTATTCGCGAAGTGGCGCCGCCGTGGACGGCAGGGAGAAGAAGATTTACAGAGGTGTGCGGCAGAGACATTGGGGGAAATGGGTAGCAGAGATTCGGCTGCCGCAGAATCGGATGAGGGTATGGTTAGGGACCTACGATTCGCCGGAGACAGCCGCCTACGCGTACGACTGCGCCGCCTGTAAGCTCCGTGGGGAATATGCGCGGTTGAATTTTCCGAATCTTAGGGACTTGAAAACCGATTTGGGCTCCGGCGAGTTTGCGAGATTGAGTGAGTTGAAGAAATTGGTGGATGCGAAGATTCAAGCGATTTTTCAGAAGATTCGGAAGGGGAAAGCGaagaagagtgtgaagaagaagGATTCTCAGGGAACCGGCGGCGATTTGTGTTCGGGTTCATGTTCTTCTTCGTCGTCCTCGGTGTCTCTGCCGCCGGCAGCAGTGGAGTTGACGGATGAGTGGAGTTGGGAAAATGTGCAGCCGCCTGTCACGGCGGAAGAGGGGTTGTGGAACTTTGAGAACTCGGCTCGAGGTGGCTCTATGGATTGTGCGACGGCGATGACGGCGGCAGGATCAGAAACAGAGTGTTACTCGTTGGCAAAGATGCCTTCCTTTGACGCAGACCTAATTTGGGAAGTTCTTGCAAACTAGAGCTTGTTAATCCCCATTAGagcgaaaaaaaaaaagcaacttTTTTTGTTAAATGACAAATTAAGATGTTGAAAGTTTTAATTTAGGaaacaaaattttggattttaactTTAACGggcatttttttaaatcaacaaGGATGAAACACCTCTGGAAAGCGCCTACACCTAATGGCTTAAGTcgctgttcccattttctcgctGACCCATCATGCAAAAGGTACGCCGTTAGAGTGAGTGCCAAAGGGTGACTGAGAGAGAATTTGGGCCTGGCGTGCATCCGGTTCGGTCAACCTAGAGCATCCCGTCTGAAGGCCGAAGGCAGGAAAGCAAGCCCTAAAGTAAGGAAAGGTAGCTCGGACGGTGGTAGAGCCAG
Proteins encoded:
- the LOC120092644 gene encoding ethylene-responsive transcription factor ERF061-like, translated to MDTVMNRPNLQFGLTDVSTALSNLILTGGGNTLDSIFSHCENLASGNDSRDFQPAMESSVYPSVYLQQREVLQRFSQDRKSNGSRDLFSRAYELLYSRSGAAVDGREKKIYRGVRQRHWGKWVAEIRLPQNRMRVWLGTYDSPETAAYAYDCAACKLRGEYARLNFPNLRDLKTDLGSGEFARLSELKKLVDAKIQAIFQKIRKGKAKKSVKKKDSQGTGGDLCSGSCSSSSSSVSLPPAAVELTDEWSWENVQPPVTAEEGLWNFENSARGGSMDCATAMTAAGSETECYSLAKMPSFDADLIWEVLAN